CCGTGGACGGCATGCCGGTGATCGTCGCTGACCTGCACTCCGCCCTGCCCGCGATCCTCTGCGGCCTGTACGGCCAGAAACCCCCGGGGCCCGGTGAGACCGCGGAAACCGGGGGCCGGGAGCGCGGGAGGCCCCTCAGGGTCGCGTACGTGATGCTCGACGGGGGCGCGCTGCCCGCCTGGTTCTCCATGTCGTGCGCGCGGCTGCGGGAGGCCGGCTGGCTGTGCGGGGTCGTCACGGCGGGCCAGTCCTTCGGCGGCGACGTGGAGGTGGTGACCCCGCACACCGGGCTGCTCGCCGCCAGGCACGTCCTGGAGGCCGACGTCGCGATCGTCACCCAGGGGCCGGGCAACCTGGGCAGCGGCACCCGCTGGGGTTTCTCCGGCGTCTCGGCCGGCGAGGCGGTCAACGCCGCCGCGGTCCTGGGGGGCCGCCCGGTCGCGGCGCTGCGGGTCAGCGAGGGCGACCTGCGCGAGCGCCACATCGGGGTCTCACACCACTCGCTGACCGCCTACGGCCGGGTGGCGCTGGCCCCGGCCCAGGTCGCCATGCCCGTGCTGCCCGGCGACTTCGGCAGGCGGGTGGCCGAGCAGTCGCGCCCGCTCGCCGCGCGGCACGAGCTGGTCGAGGTGTCGGTGGACGGGCTGCACGAGGCGCTGCGGGGGTCTCCGGTACGGCTGTCGACGATGGGCCGGGGCCTGGACGAGGACCTGGCCTACTTCCTGGCCTCGGCCGCCGCCGGGCGCCACGCGGCCTCACTGCTGTCGTAGAACTTCTTGAAGGTGAAGGCCTGCGGTGTGGGGCCTTCGGCCTTCAGCCTCTCCAGGCGTTCCATCCCCTCGGCCAGCGTCGGCTCGTGCCCCTCGGGGATCCACCACATCACCGAGTACGGTTCCGCGATCTGCAGGAACCACTCCCTGCGCCGCTGCATGAACGCCAGGTGGCCGCTGCGGTAGACGAAGTCCCACAGCGCGTCGCGCGACCTCCACACGGAGAAGGTGACCAGCAGGTGGTCACCGTACTCGTGCTCGATCGTGTCCTCGGGGCCGTCGCCGCCCTTGAGCCGCCACACGAAGCCGGGTTCGGCCTCGGCCAGCTGGTTGATGGGGTCGAGGCCCGCTATGAAGGAGGCCAGTTCCGGGGAGTCCTTGGGCGCGCGCGCATGGGCGACGTTCAACTGAGCCAGGTGCATGAGCACAGCAAATCATCCCCGATTCTTCTATGTCAATCTTCATTGTTTTTAGAAAAGGCGACGCAGCACTCCCCGGGGCGCGGATCCAGCCTGGCCGCCGAGGCGTCCTGGCCGAGCCCTTCGAGCAGCCCGCGGCACAGCTCCAGGTTCACCGAGCAGACCAGCAGCGGATGCTCCTCGGCCGGCACGTGGAACGGGCAGTTGCGCAGCCGCACCCCGCCCTCCTCCTCGTACGGCTCGTAGCCGCGCCGCCGCAGCACCCCGGCGAGATCCTCGCCCTCCCCCGCGATCCTGGCCCCCGCGCGCCGGGCGGCCTGCTCGGCCCGCTCGTCCCCGCCGAGCAGCTCGACGGCCTCGGCCAGCACCAGGGCGAGGGTGCGATAGTCCCTGGCGGGCACGCTGACCTGCCACTCCCCCGGCGCCCTGCGGTAGACCTTCGCCGGTCTGCCGCTGCCCGGCCCCGTCCGCTCCGTCAGCCGCCGGAACCCCGCCTCGAGCAGGCCCGCCTCGACGAGCCTGTCGAGGTGGAAGGCGGCCAGGGTCCGCTGCACCCCCACCGCCTCGGCCGCCTCGTTGCGCCCCACGTCCTGGCCCCGGGAGGCCACGTAGTCGTAGACGGCCCGGCGCACCGGGTCGTGGAGTACCGCCACCGTGTCGAGATCGTCGCCGCTCACAGCCCGGATTGTAGGCCGAGGGCCCGGAGTCACGCCCTCGGGGAGCCGACGGGCGTTCCGGGCGTCATGAGACCCGGAGGACGATTCGGCCGGGTGTCCCGAACGGCACAGGACCCGGCCGAGGACCGGCGACGGTACGAGGCCCGGCAGACGAGGCCCGGCGTTTCGAACGACGCGAGATCCAGCGGACGAGGCGGACGAGCCGGTCCGCGCACGGGCCGGCGGTGACACGGCCGCGCGGACCGTACCCCGGGCCGGGAAAGCACGGAGCCCGGCCGTGCGCGCACGGCCGGGCTCCGGGATGGGGCGGTTCACCCCGGCGGCGGCCCGGTGGGCCCCGCCGGAGATGGAACGCCGGCTCAGTGGATCAGCGGGCTCAGTAGGCGGCCAGCACGTCGACCAGGAAGACGAGGGTGTCGGTGCCCTTGATCTTGTCGCCGGAACCCGCCTTGCCGTAACCGAGGTCCGGCGGGATGCTCAGCAGCACCCGGCTGCCGAGCGGGACGCCGACCAGACCCTGGTCCCAGCCCTTGATGACCTTGCCGGCGCCGATCTGGAACATGATCGGCTGGGCGCCGCGGGACCAGCTGCTGTCGAACTCGAGGTCCGAGCCCCAGATCTTCCCGGCGTACTGGACCAGGATCGACTGGCCGCTCTTGACCTCGGGGCCGGTGCCCTTGATCACGGTCTTGGCGACGAGCTCCTTGGGAGCCTTCTTCTTGGTCTTGGTGGTGAGCTTCGGCGCGGCGTCACCGGCCGCGTTCTCCACCTTGACACCGTCGAGGCCGGGGTCGACCGCGGTGCCCTTGGCGGCCTTCTCCTGGGGGACGCCCACGACGTCGACCACGAAGACCTGCGACTGGCCCGGAGGGGCCTGCGCCTGCTGCTCGGCGGGCAGCGCGTCCTTGGCGACGACCGACATGAACCTGCCGCCGCCCTTGGTCTCGGCGAAGCCCTTGCGGAGGATCTCCGGGACCTGCTCGTTGAGGGCGATGACCTGCGGCCCGCCCTCGTCGTAGGTCGAACCGGCGAGTTTGTTCTCCTTGCCGTCCCAGGTGAAGACGGTGAAGTTGGCGACGACGTTGGCGCCGATCTTGGCCACCTCCCCGGTGGTGCCGGGGGTGAGGACCTTGAAGGAGGAGGTCTCGACGACCTTCGACGGGAAGGCGACGGTCGGCTTGGCTCCGGCCTGCCCGGTCACCTGCAGCTCGGTGACCCCGCTACTGCTGCTGGCGGGACTGGAGGCGCCAGTGGCCACGCCCCCTCCGGAGCCGCATGCTGCGGCGAACATCAGAGGCACTGCGGCCATTACGGCCATGCTGCGGCGGCGCATAGGTATCCCTCAAGCAGACGTCAGGTTCGCGCCACACTACCCGTCCCGGCGTACGGAGGAAGTAAGGCCGGGACGAGCTTGCCGAAGTATGACCGTCACATTCCGGCGATGAGCTTGTCCACCCTCTCGTCGACGCTGCGGAAGGGGTCCTTGCACAACACGGTGCGCTGCGCCTGATCGTTGAGCTTCAGGTGCACCCAGTCGACGGTGAAGTCGCGGCGCTTCTCCTGCGCCTTGCGGATGAACTCACCGCGCAGCCGGGCCCTGGTCGTCTGCGGCGGCACCGACTTGGCCTCGAAGATCTTCAGATCGGAGGCCACCCGCTCCACCGCGCCGCGCTTCTGCAGCAGGTAGAACAGGCCACGACGGCGGTGCACGTCGTGGTAGGCGAGGTCGAGCTGGGCGACCCTGGGGCTCGACAGCGGCAGGTCGTACTTCCTGCGGTAGCGCTCGATCAGCTGGTATTTGGTCACCCAGTCGATCTCGCGGGCGACCTTGTCGAGGTTGCCGGTCTCGACCGCGTTGAGCGTGCGCTCCCACAACTCCAGCACCCGGTGGCTGATCTCGTCGCCGCCGCGGCGGTCGACGAAGTCGCGGGCCTTGGAGAGGTATTCCTCCTGGATCTCCAGCGAGGACGCCTCCCGGCCGTTGGCCAGCCGCACCCGCCGCCGCCCGGTCATGTCGTGGGAGACCTCCCTGATGGCCCGGATCGGGTTCTCCAGGGACAGGTCGCGCATCACGGTGCCCGCCTCGATCATGCGGAGCACCAGGTCGGTCGCGCCGACCTTGAGCAGCATGGTCGTCTCGCTCATGTTGGAGTCGCCGACGATGACGTGCAGGCGGCGGAACCGCTCGGCGTCGGCGTGCGGCTCGTCTCGGGTGTTGATGATCGGGCGCGACCGGGTGGTGGCGCTGGATACGCCCTCCCAGATGTGCTCGGCCCGCTGGGAGACGCAGTAGACCGCTCCACGCGGGGTCTGCAGCACCTTGCCCGCCCCGCAGATGATCTGCCGGGTGACCAGGAACGGGATCAGCACGTCGGCCAGGCGGCCGAACTCGCCGTGCCGGCCGACCAGGTAGTTCTCGTGACAGCCGTAGGAGTTGCCCGCGGAGTCGGTGTTGTTCTTGAACAGGTAGATGTCCCCGGCGATGCCCTCCTCGCGGAGGCGCTTCTCGGCGTCGACGAGGAGGCCCTCCAGGATGCGCTCTCCCGCCTTGTCGTGGGTGACGAGCTCCACGACGTTGTCACACTCGGGGGTGGCGTACTCGGGGTGGCTTCCCACGTCGAGATACAGGCGCGCCCCGTTGCGGAGGAAGACGTTGCTCGATCGGCCCCAGGAGACGACACGGCGGAATAGATAACGCGCTACCTCGTCGGGTGACAGCCGCCGCTGCCCCCTGAACGTGCAGGTGACGCCGTACTCGTTCTCAAGCCCGAAGATGCGACGATCCATTGCCTCACACTATTCGCCGAACCCCTCTCGCGGGAGGGATCATGGGGTTTTCGGTCGTACGGCTTATGCCCCAGGCCGCGAGCTGCTAAGCGCGGGCGCGGCCCGCGCCCGGCTCCCGCCGGGCACGGGTGGTGCGAAGGCGCCGGGATCGGCGGCCCCGATCAGCCTCCGCCCTGCCAGAAGATCTCGACAACCTTGGTGATCCTGCCGTTCTCGGTGGTGATCAGGGCCGGCCGGTAGAGGCCCTCCACCTCGACCAGGGAGGCCGTCTCCCTGACGTTGTCGATCAGCGTCTCGCGGGTGCAGCTCTCGGTGCCGAGGTTGGTGGCCCTGTCGTAGGTCTGCGCCGAGCCGTCGCAGCCGCTGTCGGCGAGGAACCGCACGTCCTCGGCGATGGGCGCCACGTAGCGGATCACGTCGCCTTCCTCGGGACCGTCGAAGTGGCCGTCCTCGCCACCGCGCTGGACGAAGCGGATCGGCCTGTACTCGGCCACCCCGTTGTCGTCCACGCCGGTGAGCCAGCCCCGCAGGACGCCCTCGAAGGGCGGCGGCTGCCCCTTGCTCCAGTCGTGCTCGGGGGCGGCCTGGAACTCGGTACCGAAGAGCTCGGGGGCGGCGGCGGGCCTGGAGGCCGGGGTGGGCTCCGGCGCGCCCGTCGAGGGGGCGGGCGCGGAGGAGGCTGCGGCCGGGGAGGGGGCCGGGGTGGGCTCCGCGGCGCAGCCGGACGCCAGTGCCACGGCCACGAGCAGGGCGAGCGCCGCGCCGGGCCGTCGCGGAGCGGCGGGGGCGGTCATATGGGGAGCGAGCCTGGTCCAGGCCCGCCGGGTGGTGTTGTTCACGCAGACTGTGACCACCGTGGGACGGGATCGGTTGTCCGGAGAGGGTGTGATCCAGGGCACACCAAAGCGCCGCCCCGGGCGGAGACGGCGCCATATTGTCGTCGGCCGATTGTCCGGCGCGGGAGTGTCGTCCCGGACGGGGTGGTGCTCCGCCCGGGACGACACTCCCCCAAAGCCGTGCTATCCGGCGGCGCGGACCACGTCGTGCCGGTGACCGGCCGTCCGGCGCGGGGATGCCGCCCCGGGTAGGGGCACTCCCGCGCCGTGCGGTCAGCCGTCCTGTGCGGCACCGGCGTCGCCGGTGGGCGCGGTCAGCCGCTGGATCCGGTGTCGATGTCGCCGTCGGGCGCGGTCGGCGGGGCACCGGGCGTCTCGGGCGCGGAAAGGGGGCTCTCGTCCTTGGCCGCCTGGGCGGCCGACTCGGCCGCGGGGGCCCCGTCGGCCAGCAGCCGCTCCAGCCTGGGGCCGTTGAGTCGCAGGAACTTGCGGTGCGGGCGGTTGCGGTCGAGCACCGCCACCTCCAGCTGGTTCGCGGGGAAGCGCTCGCCTCCGGGCTCGGTCAGCGCGAACAGCGCCGCCTCCAGCGCCTCGCCCAGCGACAGGCCGTCGCGGTAGCGCTCCTTGAGACGGCCCGCCACCGCCTCGGCCTGACCGCCCATGGCCACCAGGCCCGCCTCGTCGAAGACCGAGCCGTCGAAGGTCAGCCGGTAGATGTGGTCCTCGTCGGAGGAGTCACCGACCTCGGCGACCACGATCTCCACCTCGAACGGCTTCAGCGACTCGGTGAAGATCTGACCGAGGTTCTGCGCGTAGAGGTTGGCCAGGCCACGGGCGGTGACGTCGTCGCGAGCGTAGGTGTAGCCGTTGATGTCGGCGTATCGGATGCCGCCGAGGCGCAGGGCCTCGAACTCGTTGTAGCGGCCGACCGCGGCGAACCCGATCTTGTCGTAGATCTCGCTGATCTTGTGCAGGGCGCGGGACGGGTTGGGCGCGACGAACAGAATGCCGTCCTCGTACTGCAGGACGACGACGCTACGGCCCCGCGCGATCCCCTTGCGCGCGTAGTCCGCCTTGTCCCGCATCTGCTGCTCGGGCGAGACATATCCAAAAGGCATGGACACCTGGGGTGATCCTCTCGTGTTAGCGCAGCGGGGCGGTGGGGCCGTCGGGGCGGTCCGCCCGGGATTCGATCACGACCCGGACGAGCTCTCCGACCTCCTCGTCGGGAAGCCGGTGGTATCCGTCGGCGGTGATCACCGCGACGACGGGCCAGATCTTGCGGATCACGTCGGGACCGCCGGTCGCCGAGTCGTCGTCGGCCGCGTCGTAGAGGGCGTGGATCAGCGTCAGCACGGTGTCCTCGGGTGAGGCTCCCTCGCGGTAGAGCTTCTTCAGAGCGCCCCGCGAGAAGATCGAGCCGGACCCGATCGAGTGGTACTGGCTCTGCTCGTAGGGACCGCCGCCCACGTCGTAGCTGAAGATGCGGCCGCCGTCGACGTCGGGGTCGTAGGCGGCGAAGAGCGGGACGACCACGAGCCCCTGCATCGCCATCGGCAGGTTGCCACGGATCATCGTGGCGAGCCGGTTGGCCTTGCCCGCCACCGAGAGCGTGCGGCCCTCGCGCTTCTCGTAGTGTTCGAGCTCCACCCGGTAGAGGCGGGCCATCTCGATGCCGGTGCTCGCCGCCCCGGCGATGCCCATGCCCGAGTGGTCGTCGGTGCGGAACACCTTCTCCATGTCACGCTGGGAGATGATGTTGCCGGAGGTCGCCCGGCGGTCTCCCGCGATCACCACGCCACCGGCGCACATCGCCGCGACGATCGTGGTGGCGTGCGGGATCTGATCGCCCACCGGGGTCGCCAGGGCCTCGTTACGGCTAGGCAGCAAGTCCGGCGAATGGGACCTGACGAACTCGGTGAACGAGGAGCTCCCGGTGTCGGTAAAGATGTGATTCACCATGCCGGCGGGCAGGTCCCTGTGAGATCCCACGCGACTCCCTCCAAAGGTGCGGTCCTTTAAGGCCCGACCTTACTCATCTTGCCGTGCTGCTTGCACTTCCCTGGATCAGCTCAGCGCGAACCACCTCCGCCGGGCTTTTGAATCTTTTGCGGGTGATCGGCCCCGGTCGCCCGATCCCTCGCCGATCCCCCCGGAGACGGCGAACACGACGGAGGCGGCGAAGGGGACGACGGCCCGCCCGGACGAGCGTGGGAGACGGAACCGCGCCCGCGGAGAACACGGGCGCGGTACTCGCGAAGGCCGCCGGACGGCACGCGCGGGGGGGCAGGCGGGCGGCACTCACGAAGGATCTCCGGACGGTACCCGCGGAGAGCACGCGGGCGGCGCTCGCGAAGGATCCCGGGACGGTACCCGCGGAGAACGCGGGTGGCACTCACGAAGGATCTCCGGACGCTGCCCGCGGAGAACACGCGGGCGGTGCCCGCGCGGAACCCGAAGGCGGTTACCCGCGAAGAACGCGGGGCGGTGCCCGCGAAGGGCGCGCTCACGGAGGGGGGCGGCGCTCACCGGCTGCGCTCACCGGCGGTGTCACCAGTGGTGTCACCGGCGGCGCTCTGCTCATGGACGGCGCTCACGGAGGGACGTCACGAGGGGCCGATGCCGCGGTTCTTCACCGCTCCGGCCCTCGTCCACGGAGGTGGCGGGGCCGGCGGGAACGGCCGGCCCGCCGGGCCGGGAACGGTCGCGGCCGGATTGGCCCGCGCCTTCCCGCTTCGTACTCCGGACGGTTCTCGTTCCCTCCGGGAACCGTTCCCGGAGGGGTCTCCCCTGATCGACTCAGCGTGTTCGCGGCGGTCGGAGGCGGAGCCCCCGGAATGGCGCTCCCGGCGGGGGACGGCCGCACGTCACCCGCCCGCCAGGCCCGGCGGGAGCCGAGCCGGGCCCGTGGGCGTCAGGACGGGCCTTCCGGCTCCTCGCCGGATCCGCCTCCGCCCCTGACCGTGAATCCCGGCGGGCGAACCTACTGGCCGCCCTTCTGCACGTAACTCCTCACGAACTCCTCGGCGTTCTCCTCCAGGACCTCGTCGATCTCGTCGAGGATCGCGTCGACGTCATCGGAGAGCTTCTCGTGACGCTCCTGGACGTCGGAGGTTTCCGCCGGGGCGGTCTCCTCGACCTCCTTGTCGGTCCGGCCTGTCTGCTTCTGGCCGCCGGTGTCCTTGCTTGCCATGTGTGGCACCTCCACCTGGGGGACGGATCTGATTCATATCTTCCCCGAACCGGGCGACATTGCGCGCGGATCGTCCCGCGATCTTTACGGGAGCCCGCACGGGCCGTGCCGAGGTCCTGCCCGTCAGAGAACCTCCCCCCGGGCCCCCAAGGCAAATCGAGGCTCCGAGGCGGATCCGCCGCCCTTGACTGGATAGCATCCCTATCCAATAATTGGCTAGCTCCACTATCCAATGAGAGGGCCTCCCATGTCACCGTCGTCACTGAGCACAGCCGGAATACTCCTCATCACCGTGCCCGCCGTGGCCTTCGGCGGGGTCTCCCTGCTCGCGCACATCATGCGCGGCATTCCCGGATACGCGGACAACCCGGTGCGGCGCGGCCTGTGGCGGGCCGGCCACGCGCACGCGGGTGTCCTGGTGCTCTTCGCGCTCGTCGCGCTGCTCTACATCGACCGGGCGGACCTGTCCGGCGGCCTGAAGGATCTGGCCAGGATCCTGATCGTGGCGGCGCCGATCCTGATGCCGCTGGGCTTCTTCCTGTCCGTGGTGCGCCCCTCCGACACGAAGCCGAACCGGCTGATCTGGCTGGTCCCGGCGGGCGGGGTGTCGCTGGGCGCCGGCACACTGCTGCTCGGTGTCGGCCTCGTCTGACCCGCACGGCTCTCACGGCCCCCACGGGCCCACAGCCCCGCACGAGCCCCGCGTGGGCCTCCGATGGATCCACCCGGGTCTCGTGTGAGCATCGTCACCCACTGAATCCAGGCTAATTCC
This region of Streptosporangium sp. NBC_01495 genomic DNA includes:
- the prcA gene encoding proteasome subunit alpha translates to MPFGYVSPEQQMRDKADYARKGIARGRSVVVLQYEDGILFVAPNPSRALHKISEIYDKIGFAAVGRYNEFEALRLGGIRYADINGYTYARDDVTARGLANLYAQNLGQIFTESLKPFEVEIVVAEVGDSSDEDHIYRLTFDGSVFDEAGLVAMGGQAEAVAGRLKERYRDGLSLGEALEAALFALTEPGGERFPANQLEVAVLDRNRPHRKFLRLNGPRLERLLADGAPAAESAAQAAKDESPLSAPETPGAPPTAPDGDIDTGSSG
- a CDS encoding ubiquitin-like protein Pup; the protein is MASKDTGGQKQTGRTDKEVEETAPAETSDVQERHEKLSDDVDAILDEIDEVLEENAEEFVRSYVQKGGQ
- a CDS encoding DUF3291 domain-containing protein, with amino-acid sequence MHLAQLNVAHARAPKDSPELASFIAGLDPINQLAEAEPGFVWRLKGGDGPEDTIEHEYGDHLLVTFSVWRSRDALWDFVYRSGHLAFMQRRREWFLQIAEPYSVMWWIPEGHEPTLAEGMERLERLKAEGPTPQAFTFKKFYDSSEAAWRPAAAEARK
- a CDS encoding DUF3866 family protein, which encodes MIRWRRGEVVRIRREWPGAVELDVTTEDGEARALAYPALVGRPEPGDVVLLNTTALAMGLGTGGYAMVVAVPDRLPQDPQGPGHLVKARYTPLQATVLGADEQDSPFHEVLRDADSVDGMPVIVADLHSALPAILCGLYGQKPPGPGETAETGGRERGRPLRVAYVMLDGGALPAWFSMSCARLREAGWLCGVVTAGQSFGGDVEVVTPHTGLLAARHVLEADVAIVTQGPGNLGSGTRWGFSGVSAGEAVNAAAVLGGRPVAALRVSEGDLRERHIGVSHHSLTAYGRVALAPAQVAMPVLPGDFGRRVAEQSRPLAARHELVEVSVDGLHEALRGSPVRLSTMGRGLDEDLAYFLASAAAGRHAASLLS
- the prcB gene encoding proteasome subunit beta produces the protein MVNHIFTDTGSSSFTEFVRSHSPDLLPSRNEALATPVGDQIPHATTIVAAMCAGGVVIAGDRRATSGNIISQRDMEKVFRTDDHSGMGIAGAASTGIEMARLYRVELEHYEKREGRTLSVAGKANRLATMIRGNLPMAMQGLVVVPLFAAYDPDVDGGRIFSYDVGGGPYEQSQYHSIGSGSIFSRGALKKLYREGASPEDTVLTLIHALYDAADDDSATGGPDVIRKIWPVVAVITADGYHRLPDEEVGELVRVVIESRADRPDGPTAPLR
- a CDS encoding helix-turn-helix transcriptional regulator, which translates into the protein MSGDDLDTVAVLHDPVRRAVYDYVASRGQDVGRNEAAEAVGVQRTLAAFHLDRLVEAGLLEAGFRRLTERTGPGSGRPAKVYRRAPGEWQVSVPARDYRTLALVLAEAVELLGGDERAEQAARRAGARIAGEGEDLAGVLRRRGYEPYEEEGGVRLRNCPFHVPAEEHPLLVCSVNLELCRGLLEGLGQDASAARLDPRPGECCVAFSKNNED
- a CDS encoding FKBP-type peptidyl-prolyl cis-trans isomerase, with product MAAVPLMFAAACGSGGGVATGASSPASSSSGVTELQVTGQAGAKPTVAFPSKVVETSSFKVLTPGTTGEVAKIGANVVANFTVFTWDGKENKLAGSTYDEGGPQVIALNEQVPEILRKGFAETKGGGRFMSVVAKDALPAEQQAQAPPGQSQVFVVDVVGVPQEKAAKGTAVDPGLDGVKVENAAGDAAPKLTTKTKKKAPKELVAKTVIKGTGPEVKSGQSILVQYAGKIWGSDLEFDSSWSRGAQPIMFQIGAGKVIKGWDQGLVGVPLGSRVLLSIPPDLGYGKAGSGDKIKGTDTLVFLVDVLAAY
- the pafA gene encoding Pup--protein ligase; this encodes MDRRIFGLENEYGVTCTFRGQRRLSPDEVARYLFRRVVSWGRSSNVFLRNGARLYLDVGSHPEYATPECDNVVELVTHDKAGERILEGLLVDAEKRLREEGIAGDIYLFKNNTDSAGNSYGCHENYLVGRHGEFGRLADVLIPFLVTRQIICGAGKVLQTPRGAVYCVSQRAEHIWEGVSSATTRSRPIINTRDEPHADAERFRRLHVIVGDSNMSETTMLLKVGATDLVLRMIEAGTVMRDLSLENPIRAIREVSHDMTGRRRVRLANGREASSLEIQEEYLSKARDFVDRRGGDEISHRVLELWERTLNAVETGNLDKVAREIDWVTKYQLIERYRRKYDLPLSSPRVAQLDLAYHDVHRRRGLFYLLQKRGAVERVASDLKIFEAKSVPPQTTRARLRGEFIRKAQEKRRDFTVDWVHLKLNDQAQRTVLCKDPFRSVDERVDKLIAGM